The Miscanthus floridulus cultivar M001 chromosome 7, ASM1932011v1, whole genome shotgun sequence genome includes a region encoding these proteins:
- the LOC136467830 gene encoding thioredoxin-like 3-1, chloroplastic, translating to MALLAPSPRALCVREAAAAAPHPHSSVAAACSTVGGGAAGRALWLWNGGGTGRRRRERRERVRAEAYFWDVSKPVEMEEIDSMEKLDDALRWSVENNKPVIIDWMASWCRKCIYLIPRMEKIAGEYPGVRFYFIDVNKVPQAVVKRGNVTKMPTIQLWKDGEWKAEVIGGHKAWLVMDEVREMIQQNK from the exons ATGGCGCTCCTCGCGCCGAGCCCGCGCGCGCTCTGCGTGCgggaggccgcggcggcggcgccgcaccCGCACTCGTCGGTGGCCGCCGCGTGCTCAACGGTCGGCGGCGGGGCGGCCGGGCGGGCGCTGTGGCTGTGGAACGGCGGAGGGACGGGGAGGAGGCGGAGGGAGCGCCGGGAGAGGGTCCGGGCGGAGGCATACTTCTGGGACGTGTCGAAGCCGGTGGAGATGGAGGAGATCGACAGCATGGAGAAGCTCGACGACGCGCTAAGGTGGTCCGTCGAGAACAACAAGCCCGTCATCATCGACTG GATGGCAAGTTGGTGTCGGAAATGCATCTACCTGATTCCCAGAATGGAGAAGATAGCAGGAGAATATCCTGG AGTCAGGTTTTACTTCATTGATGTCAATAAAGTTCCACAAGCGGTGGTGAAAAGAGGGAATGTAACT AAAATGCCCACTATTCAG CTATGGAAGGATGGAGAGTGGAAAGCAGAAGTAATAGGAGGCCACAAAGCTTGGCTTGTGATGGATGAGGTTAGAGAAATGATCCAGCAGAACAAGTGA